One window from the genome of Deltaproteobacteria bacterium encodes:
- the sctR gene encoding type III secretion system export apparatus subunit SctR: MQSELAAAGVSQPLILMLVLAALALAPFVVMMATSFAKLAVVFALIRNALGTQQIPPNTVITGLAMVITIYVMVPVAFNVYRATGDVLQQNTNQPLLSQASLKLLAEAFDKGKEPVREFLLTHAHKPNRALFFRVAKKLQKDPEMRDKIGENDFLNLIPAFAVSELTEAFQIGFVIFLPFLVIDLVVANVLLSLGMFQISPITISLPFKLLLFVLVDGWRLITQGLVEGYA; this comes from the coding sequence ATGCAGTCTGAGCTAGCCGCCGCAGGGGTGTCGCAACCGCTGATCCTGATGTTGGTGTTGGCCGCGCTGGCCTTGGCCCCGTTCGTGGTCATGATGGCGACGTCGTTTGCGAAGTTGGCGGTGGTCTTCGCACTGATCCGCAACGCGTTAGGGACGCAACAGATCCCGCCCAACACGGTGATTACCGGGCTGGCGATGGTGATTACGATCTATGTCATGGTTCCGGTGGCGTTTAATGTCTACCGCGCCACGGGCGATGTGTTGCAACAAAACACCAATCAACCGCTGCTCTCCCAAGCCTCGTTGAAACTCTTGGCCGAGGCCTTTGACAAGGGGAAGGAGCCGGTGCGTGAATTCCTGCTGACGCACGCTCACAAGCCGAATCGAGCGTTGTTTTTCCGCGTGGCGAAGAAGCTACAAAAAGATCCGGAGATGCGCGATAAAATCGGTGAGAACGATTTCTTGAATCTCATTCCAGCCTTTGCCGTGAGCGAATTGACGGAGGCCTTTCAGATCGGTTTCGTCATTTTCCTCCCGTTTCTGGTGATTGACCTCGTTGTCGCGAATGTCTTGCTCTCGCTCGGGATGTTTCAAATCTCGCCGATCACGATTTCATTGCCGTTTAAGTTGCTGCTCTTCGTGTTGGTGGATGGCTGGCGACTGATCACGCAAGGGCTGGTGGAAGGCTATGCCTAA
- the fliQ gene encoding flagellar biosynthesis protein FliQ: MPNADFFIEAASKALWLTLLLSAGPVLAAMVVGLVISILQATTQIQEQTLTFVPKLVVIGAALAFLGPDILQKMITFTGELFTRFPLITR, from the coding sequence ATGCCTAATGCCGATTTCTTCATCGAGGCGGCGAGCAAGGCGCTCTGGCTCACGCTGCTCCTCTCCGCCGGGCCGGTGTTGGCCGCGATGGTGGTCGGACTGGTGATCAGCATCTTACAAGCCACGACGCAGATCCAAGAACAGACATTGACCTTCGTCCCGAAATTGGTCGTGATCGGCGCGGCGCTCGCCTTTCTCGGGCCCGATATCCTGCAAAAGATGATCACGTTCACGGGAGAACTGTTCACCCGCTTCCCGCTGATTACGCGGTAA
- a CDS encoding flagellar biosynthetic protein FliR, whose translation MQNPLEIFGVNMSFQFVAVFYLLVWTRFLGIVATIPFLIGKPVPMPARIGVAAIFAVFVTAHLLPHDRPPITEQQLVLTLLFLKEAIFGIAIGILAGLVFYAFESAGHMIDNQRGMSIARVLIPELGTMESQGGQFLFSLTVVTFLTLGGHRLFFEALFGSFVTLPVLEFPRIDPGWRPLLDLFMHLSSEVLTVSFVIAAPVIIAILVADLILGVANRIAPQINVWELGFNIKGVLGIVMLALMMKLLFGVMQTRFAENQAHLEHGIRLLEGRGEPTVLVAPPGQLPPPFPWLP comes from the coding sequence ATGCAGAATCCGTTGGAAATTTTCGGCGTCAACATGAGCTTTCAGTTCGTGGCGGTGTTTTATCTGCTTGTCTGGACGCGTTTCCTCGGGATTGTCGCGACGATTCCCTTTCTGATCGGGAAACCGGTCCCGATGCCGGCGCGGATCGGCGTGGCGGCAATTTTTGCGGTCTTTGTGACGGCGCATTTGTTGCCGCATGATCGACCGCCGATTACCGAACAACAGTTGGTGTTGACGCTGCTCTTCTTGAAAGAGGCGATCTTCGGGATCGCGATCGGCATCCTGGCCGGGCTGGTCTTTTACGCGTTCGAGTCCGCCGGCCATATGATCGACAATCAGCGCGGGATGTCGATTGCGCGCGTCTTGATCCCGGAGTTGGGCACGATGGAGTCGCAAGGCGGGCAATTCCTCTTCTCGCTCACTGTCGTGACGTTCCTGACGTTGGGCGGACATCGGCTCTTTTTTGAAGCCCTGTTCGGGAGCTTCGTGACACTGCCGGTGCTCGAATTTCCGCGGATCGATCCCGGCTGGCGTCCGTTGTTGGACCTCTTCATGCATTTGAGTAGCGAGGTCTTAACGGTGTCGTTCGTGATCGCCGCGCCGGTGATCATTGCGATCCTGGTTGCGGATTTGATCCTCGGCGTGGCGAATCGGATCGCGCCGCAGATCAACGTGTGGGAACTGGGGTTCAATATCAAAGGGGTGTTGGGGATCGTGATGTTGGCGTTGATGATGAAGCTGCTGTTCGGCGTAATGCAGACGCGCTTTGCGGAAAATCAGGCGCATCTGGAGCACGGGATTCGACTGTTGGAGGGGCGAGGGGAGCCGACGGTGTTAGTGGCGCCGCCAGGCCAGTTGCCGCCGCCGTTTCCGTGGTTGCCGTAG
- a CDS encoding FliM/FliN family flagellar motor switch protein, whose translation MAPKRSPEINLDDDDFDLPEEEDLLGDEGDLDLEDGDTDLNIATELEDDGLDIGEQDVAPAPPPKRSTAKSPPAATAKKSGIPLPPRATAEPLGAKAVSVTADIPVQLVAVLGKKTMTLQDLLQLQASQVIELGVPVTTSVDLVANGKLVAKGELVEIDGTMGVRIVQLVK comes from the coding sequence ATGGCGCCGAAACGTTCGCCGGAGATAAACTTGGACGATGACGATTTCGATCTCCCTGAAGAAGAGGATTTATTGGGTGACGAGGGCGATCTCGATCTTGAGGATGGCGACACCGATTTGAATATCGCGACAGAGCTGGAAGACGACGGTCTCGATATCGGTGAACAGGATGTGGCGCCTGCGCCGCCGCCGAAACGGTCCACGGCGAAATCTCCGCCAGCGGCAACAGCGAAAAAATCCGGCATTCCGCTGCCGCCCCGTGCGACCGCAGAACCGTTAGGGGCCAAAGCGGTGTCCGTGACGGCCGATATCCCGGTGCAACTGGTGGCCGTGTTAGGGAAAAAAACGATGACGTTGCAAGACCTCTTGCAATTGCAGGCGAGCCAGGTCATTGAATTAGGTGTTCCGGTGACGACTTCAGTAGATCTCGTAGCGAATGGAAAGTTGGTGGCGAAGGGCGAATTGGTGGAAATCGATGGAACGATGGGAGTGCGGATTGTCCAGTTAGTGAAATAA
- a CDS encoding flagellar biosynthetic protein FliO: MLALLLQLSVELPKAEDVENITTLLIKMVVVLVVVCVGAWVTIKFLLPRLGMAKFGRQGRAVEVLGRFNLEPKKLLWIVRVGQRRFLLGSTEAQINCMAELTAKDLEDGDAV; encoded by the coding sequence ATGCTCGCACTCTTATTGCAATTGTCGGTCGAATTACCAAAAGCGGAAGACGTGGAAAACATTACGACACTCTTGATCAAGATGGTCGTGGTGCTGGTGGTTGTCTGTGTTGGCGCCTGGGTCACGATCAAGTTTCTGTTGCCGCGTTTGGGCATGGCCAAGTTCGGTCGCCAAGGCCGCGCGGTCGAAGTCTTGGGCCGCTTCAATCTCGAACCGAAGAAGCTGCTCTGGATTGTCCGCGTGGGACAACGCCGTTTTCTGTTGGGGAGTACGGAAGCACAGATCAATTGCATGGCAGAGCTCACGGCCAAAGATTTGGAGGACGGCGATGCAGTCTGA